A DNA window from Chelativorans sp. AA-79 contains the following coding sequences:
- a CDS encoding sugar ABC transporter permease, whose protein sequence is MAAAKKPVRWHIAVFLAPAVLVYTVVMILPLFGTLQFSLFRAAQEGQVFVGLENFRTLLGDPRWSASFWNALWNNVWFFIIHMAVQNPIGILLAALLSNPRLRLRGFYRTAIFVPTILSFVIVGFVWKLILSPIWGVAPSLLDFVGLKSLFEPWLGKEEYALTTLGLISVWQFVGIPMMLIYAALLAIPDEILEAAECDGITGMSQFWKIKLPLILPSIGIISVLTFVGNFNAFDLIYASQGAMAGPNFSTDILGTFLYRTFFGFQLQLGDPNMGATIASMMFFIILAGVCLYLFAIQTRLRRHQF, encoded by the coding sequence ATGGCGGCAGCCAAAAAGCCGGTACGCTGGCACATCGCCGTTTTCCTGGCGCCGGCCGTGCTTGTCTACACGGTCGTGATGATCCTGCCGCTCTTTGGCACGCTGCAATTCTCGCTCTTCCGCGCCGCGCAGGAAGGCCAGGTCTTCGTGGGGCTCGAAAACTTCCGCACGCTGCTCGGCGATCCGCGCTGGTCGGCGAGCTTCTGGAACGCCCTGTGGAACAATGTCTGGTTCTTCATCATCCACATGGCCGTGCAGAACCCGATCGGCATCCTGCTCGCCGCCCTTCTGTCCAATCCGCGGCTCAGGCTGCGCGGCTTCTACCGCACGGCGATCTTCGTGCCGACGATCCTCTCCTTTGTCATCGTCGGCTTCGTCTGGAAGCTCATCCTGAGCCCCATCTGGGGAGTCGCTCCAAGCCTCCTCGATTTCGTGGGGCTGAAAAGCCTGTTCGAACCGTGGCTCGGCAAGGAGGAATATGCGCTCACCACCCTCGGACTTATCTCCGTCTGGCAGTTCGTCGGCATCCCGATGATGCTCATCTATGCCGCGCTGCTCGCAATTCCCGACGAGATCCTGGAAGCGGCCGAATGCGACGGCATCACCGGCATGTCCCAGTTTTGGAAGATCAAGCTGCCGCTGATCCTGCCTTCGATCGGCATCATCTCGGTCTTGACCTTCGTCGGCAACTTCAACGCCTTCGACCTGATCTATGCGAGCCAGGGCGCCATGGCCGGCCCGAACTTCTCGACCGATATCCTCGGCACCTTCCTCTATCGCACCTTCTTCGGCTTCCAGCTCCAGCTCGGCGATCCGAACATGGGCGCAACGATCGCCTCGATGATGTTCTTCATCATCCTGGCAGGCGTGTGCCTCTATCTGTTCGC
- a CDS encoding ABC transporter substrate-binding protein, translated as MKNRQLITILAASSVLAGTAGTASAQDVTLTIESWRNDDLAIWQEQLIPAFEEANPGIKVVFSPSAPTEYNAALNAKLDAGSAGDLITCRPFDASLELYNKGQLADLTDLPGMENFSDVAKSAWQTDDGSATFCVPMASVIHGFIYNKEAFEELGLEVAETEDEFFALLDKIKEDGTYIPMAMGTKDLWEAATMGYQNIGPNYWKGEKGRLALIKGEQKLTDPQWVEPFETLARWKDYLGDGFEAQSYPDSQNLFTLGRAAIYPAGSWEISVFNEQADFEMGAFPPPVKNAGDTCYISDHTDIAIGLNAASPNAEAAKTFLSWVASDEFATIYANALPGFFSLSETPVEMEDPLAQEFVSWREKCEPTIRSTYQILSRGTPNLENETWTASANVINGTETPEEAAQRLQEGLASWYEPQQQ; from the coding sequence ATGAAGAACAGGCAATTGATAACGATCCTGGCCGCATCCAGCGTGCTCGCCGGCACGGCGGGCACGGCATCGGCCCAGGACGTGACGCTGACCATCGAAAGCTGGCGCAACGACGATCTCGCCATCTGGCAGGAGCAACTCATCCCCGCCTTCGAGGAGGCCAATCCCGGCATCAAGGTCGTGTTCTCGCCCTCCGCGCCGACGGAATACAACGCCGCGCTGAACGCCAAGCTGGATGCCGGCTCGGCCGGCGACCTCATCACCTGCCGCCCCTTCGACGCCTCCCTGGAACTCTACAACAAGGGCCAGCTTGCCGATCTCACCGACCTGCCGGGCATGGAAAACTTCTCCGACGTCGCCAAATCGGCGTGGCAGACGGATGACGGCTCGGCCACGTTCTGCGTGCCCATGGCATCGGTAATCCACGGCTTCATCTACAACAAGGAAGCCTTCGAGGAACTGGGTCTCGAAGTGGCTGAGACCGAGGACGAGTTCTTCGCCCTCCTCGACAAGATCAAGGAGGACGGCACCTATATTCCCATGGCCATGGGCACGAAGGACCTGTGGGAGGCCGCCACCATGGGCTACCAGAATATCGGCCCGAATTACTGGAAGGGCGAGAAAGGCCGGCTGGCGCTCATCAAGGGCGAGCAGAAGCTGACCGATCCGCAGTGGGTCGAGCCCTTCGAGACGCTGGCGCGCTGGAAGGACTATCTGGGCGACGGCTTCGAGGCGCAGTCCTATCCCGACAGCCAGAACCTTTTCACCCTCGGCCGCGCGGCCATCTATCCTGCCGGTTCCTGGGAAATCTCGGTCTTCAACGAGCAGGCCGATTTCGAGATGGGCGCCTTCCCGCCGCCGGTGAAGAACGCGGGCGACACCTGCTACATCTCCGACCACACGGACATCGCGATCGGCCTCAATGCCGCGAGCCCCAATGCCGAAGCGGCAAAGACCTTCCTCTCCTGGGTCGCCTCGGACGAGTTCGCGACGATCTACGCCAACGCCCTGCCGGGCTTCTTCTCGCTGTCTGAAACGCCGGTCGAGATGGAGGACCCGCTGGCGCAGGAATTCGTCTCCTGGCGCGAGAAGTGCGAGCCGACCATCCGCTCGACCTACCAGATCCTGTCGCGCGGCACGCCCAATCTGGAGAACGAGACCTGGACTGCTTCCGCCAACGTGATCAACGGCACCGAGACGCCGGAGGAGGCAGCGCAGCGCCTGCAGGAGGGCCTCGCGAGCTGGTACGAGCCGCAGCAGCAATAG
- a CDS encoding BadF/BadG/BcrA/BcrD ATPase family protein: protein MNLVAVDGGGTGCRAAVADLAGSVLGRGESGPANVLTDLEGTRLHILEAVERAFDQAGLEPALSACKAVLALAGVNVGTAGEALRQQLPFEESIVEWDATAAVRGALGGHDGAVAIIGTGSIFGAKTGSAISIVGGWGFLLGDQASGARLGRALLEDTLLAHDRIIPGSPLTEAVLARFGGDPGEIVVFGQRARPGDIGAFAPDIFAHAAEGDAVAGRIIANAVGWIEASLAAVMPEGCDRLCLIGGLGQPYAPYLGEGLRALLHPPQGNALDGAIAMAVEKFGRG from the coding sequence ATGAACCTCGTGGCTGTCGATGGCGGTGGAACAGGGTGCCGGGCGGCGGTGGCCGATCTGGCGGGCAGCGTGCTCGGCCGCGGAGAAAGCGGCCCCGCCAATGTGTTGACCGATCTCGAGGGCACGCGCCTCCATATCCTGGAGGCGGTGGAGCGGGCGTTCGATCAGGCCGGGCTGGAGCCGGCGCTTTCGGCCTGCAAGGCCGTGCTTGCGCTCGCGGGGGTCAATGTCGGCACGGCCGGCGAGGCGCTTCGGCAGCAATTGCCGTTTGAAGAAAGCATCGTCGAGTGGGATGCGACGGCGGCCGTGCGGGGCGCCCTCGGCGGGCATGACGGGGCGGTCGCCATCATCGGCACCGGATCGATCTTCGGCGCGAAGACCGGCAGCGCCATCAGCATCGTCGGTGGTTGGGGATTCCTGCTCGGTGACCAGGCGAGCGGCGCGAGGCTGGGCCGGGCGCTTCTGGAAGACACCTTGCTTGCGCATGACCGAATCATTCCCGGCTCGCCCCTGACGGAGGCGGTGCTTGCCCGTTTCGGCGGCGATCCAGGCGAGATCGTCGTTTTTGGCCAACGCGCCCGCCCGGGAGATATCGGCGCCTTCGCACCGGATATCTTCGCCCATGCCGCCGAAGGCGATGCGGTCGCCGGGCGAATCATCGCCAATGCCGTGGGCTGGATAGAAGCCTCGCTTGCGGCCGTGATGCCCGAGGGATGCGACCGGCTCTGCCTGATCGGCGGGCTGGGCCAGCCTTACGCGCCCTATCTGGGTGAGGGACTCCGGGCCTTGCTCCACCCGCCGCAGGGGAACGCCCTCGATGGTGCGATAGCGATGGCGGTGGAAAAATTCGGGCGGGGGTGA